In one window of Ruminococcus hominis DNA:
- the rsmA gene encoding 16S rRNA (adenine(1518)-N(6)/adenine(1519)-N(6))-dimethyltransferase RsmA, with the protein MKEPTLGNPQNTIAVLQKYNFSFQKKFGQNFLIDTHVLDKIIASAEITKDDMVLEIGPGIGTMTQYLACAAGKVVAVEIDKTLIPILEDTLSEYDNVQIINQDVLKVNLAKLAEEENDGKPIKVVANLPYYITTPIIMGLFENHVPLKSITVMVQKEVADRMQVGPGTKDYGALSLAVQYYAKPYIVANVPPNCFMPRPKVGSAVIRLERYEEPPVQVADEKLMFRIIRASFNQRRKTLVNGLKNSPEIQFSKEEIEAAIETLGKGASVRGEALTLEEFARLSNILSSAEQ; encoded by the coding sequence ATGAAAGAACCTACATTAGGGAATCCGCAAAATACAATTGCTGTATTACAAAAATATAATTTTTCATTTCAGAAGAAATTTGGACAGAATTTTTTGATTGATACACACGTATTAGATAAAATTATTGCTTCGGCAGAAATTACAAAGGATGATATGGTATTAGAGATTGGACCAGGGATTGGGACTATGACACAGTATCTGGCATGTGCAGCGGGGAAAGTAGTTGCAGTAGAGATTGATAAGACATTGATTCCGATTCTGGAAGATACATTGTCAGAATATGACAATGTTCAGATTATAAACCAGGATGTTTTAAAGGTGAATCTTGCAAAATTAGCAGAAGAGGAAAATGACGGAAAGCCGATCAAAGTGGTAGCGAACCTGCCATATTATATTACAACACCGATTATTATGGGATTATTTGAGAATCATGTTCCCCTGAAGAGCATTACGGTTATGGTACAGAAGGAAGTAGCAGACCGTATGCAGGTCGGACCGGGAACAAAAGATTATGGAGCATTGTCACTTGCAGTACAGTATTACGCAAAACCATATATAGTGGCAAATGTACCGCCAAACTGTTTTATGCCTCGTCCGAAAGTCGGGTCTGCGGTAATCCGTCTTGAGAGATATGAGGAACCACCGGTACAGGTTGCAGATGAAAAATTGATGTTCCGGATTATTCGTGCCTCATTTAATCAGAGGCGAAAAACGCTTGTGAATGGTTTGAAAAACTCACCCGAAATTCAATTTAGCAAAGAAGAAATTGAAGCTGCAATTGAAACTCTTGGTAAGGGAGCAAGTGTGCGAGGTGAAGCTTTGACTCTAGAGGAATTCGCAAGATTGAGTAATATTTTATCGAGTGCAGAGCAATAA
- a CDS encoding citrate/2-methylcitrate synthase, whose amino-acid sequence MRDVDDILFNNTPAIQQLARKCEENNAIDRDLYEKYEVKRGLRDLNGKGVLAGLTNISDVCAKKIVDGEEVPCAGNLYYRGYNIKDLVKGFLDAKHSGFEETAYLLLFGELPNVTELKDFQQMLAQRRMLPPNFVRDVIMKAPSRDMMNNISRCILQLYSYDVKADDTDIPNVLRQCLNLIAQFPMLMVYGYHAYNYRRGQDLYIYAPDPSLSTAENILMMLRENRQYTALEAEILDMALVLHMDHGGGNNSTFTTHVVTSSGTDTYSTISAAMASLKGPKHGGANIKVTQMFEDMKFCVKDWTDDDEVRGYLEALLNKEVFDRKGLIYGMGHAIYSVSDPRAEIFKKFVKELAIEKGCEKEYALYEKVEKMAPEVIAQKRKMYKGVNANVDFYSGLVYSMLDLPPALYTPIFAAARIVGWSAHRLEELKNVDKIIRPAYKPLAPYRDYIKLDDR is encoded by the coding sequence ATGAGAGATGTAGACGACATTTTATTTAACAACACTCCTGCAATCCAGCAATTAGCACGTAAGTGTGAGGAGAATAATGCAATCGACAGAGACTTATATGAAAAGTATGAGGTAAAACGTGGATTGCGTGACTTGAATGGTAAAGGTGTATTAGCAGGACTGACAAATATATCAGATGTTTGTGCAAAGAAGATTGTGGACGGAGAAGAAGTGCCGTGTGCAGGTAATCTCTATTATCGCGGATATAACATCAAAGATTTGGTAAAAGGATTTTTGGATGCCAAGCATTCAGGATTTGAAGAGACCGCATATTTGCTCCTTTTTGGTGAATTGCCGAATGTGACAGAATTAAAAGATTTTCAGCAGATGTTAGCACAGCGCAGGATGCTTCCGCCGAACTTTGTTCGAGATGTAATTATGAAAGCACCGAGCAGAGATATGATGAATAATATTTCACGCTGTATTTTACAATTATATTCTTATGATGTGAAGGCAGACGATACAGATATTCCTAATGTTTTACGTCAGTGCCTGAATTTGATTGCTCAGTTTCCGATGTTGATGGTATATGGGTATCATGCGTATAACTATCGAAGAGGTCAGGATTTATATATTTATGCACCAGATCCGTCATTATCAACGGCAGAGAATATTTTGATGATGCTTCGTGAAAATCGACAGTATACCGCACTGGAAGCAGAGATTCTGGATATGGCCCTGGTTCTGCATATGGACCATGGCGGTGGTAACAACTCAACGTTTACAACCCATGTGGTTACTTCTTCGGGAACAGATACATATTCTACTATTTCTGCAGCAATGGCTTCTTTAAAAGGACCAAAGCATGGCGGTGCGAATATTAAGGTAACGCAGATGTTTGAAGATATGAAGTTCTGTGTGAAAGATTGGACAGATGATGATGAGGTCAGAGGTTATCTGGAAGCGCTGCTGAATAAAGAAGTATTTGACCGCAAAGGACTGATTTATGGAATGGGACATGCGATTTATTCTGTATCAGACCCACGTGCTGAGATATTTAAGAAGTTTGTAAAAGAGCTTGCAATTGAAAAAGGCTGCGAGAAAGAGTATGCATTATACGAGAAAGTAGAGAAGATGGCACCGGAAGTAATTGCACAAAAACGTAAGATGTATAAGGGTGTTAATGCCAACGTTGATTTTTACAGTGGCCTGGTATATAGCATGTTAGATCTTCCACCAGCATTATATACACCAATTTTTGCAGCTGCACGTATCGTTGGATGGAGTGCACATCGTCTCGAAGAGCTGAAGAATGTAGATAAAATTATTCGACCGGCATACAAACCGCTTGCACCATATCGAGATTATATTAAATTAGATGACAGGTAG